The Oscillatoria acuminata PCC 6304 genomic interval ACAAATTAGGACAAATTCTGGATGAATTGGGCGAGAGTGAAGCGGCGATCGCCCTGAAGTCTGGTTTTGGGGGGTCTTAACTGGCCCTTGAGGTTTTACAAAACCTTTACAAGGACCGGGGGACTTTTGTCGGTTCCTTTACAAAACTTTGTGTTAAGCCGTCTATGGTGGAAATAGGAACCATTTACAGGGGCAAGCGAATTGCGATCGCACCCCGCTGAGGTACTTACTATCATGACGCAACTTTTTCTCCCTGTTCTGCAACCCCTGCGCCAATGGCTCGATCAGATAGAAGTTCGCGATCCCAAGGTGGCGAAACAACTCTACAAACTGATTCCAGCCCAATGTCCCTTTGCCCGGGACCTCAAATTTAGGGGACGCACCCTTTTCCACATTCCCCCCCTGTGCAAACTCAATCCCTTGTACGATGAACTGATGGGACTGCGCTTTCGGGCGCTGTGTTATCTCGTGGATGAATGTGGCATGGATATTCAAGCCTTTTCCTAAATCTCCTCAATAAACCGGAGCGATCGCCCATTGACACTGGACCCTACTGCCTAGCGCCAATAGGCGATCGCTCAGTTCATTTGAAAGAGATTATTCAGCCGTTGCCAGTTCGCCATTGCCACGATTGCGACGACGAGTCAAGGCATTGAACACCATTTGACCGATCGCCTTAATCAAGCTACCTTCGAGTTCCTTAAACATATTCATGTTCAACCCAAAGGCATGATTGGCTTCATCCACAATGCGATCGGCATCCGCATCATCGATCGGCAAATTGTTCATCGCTTCACGATACTGAGTTTTGAACGCCTTCTCATCCGTAATCTGCTCAAACTCATAGAAAGCAGTGCCATCGCCTTCTAAATTCATCGCCCGTTGAGCAATTCCCTTGAGGATTTGACCCCCGGACAAATCGCCCAAATAACGGGTGTAAGAATGAGCCACCAATAGTTCCGGTGCCGTTTCCGACACTTCCCGGATCCGCTGAATGTAGGCTTGAGCCGCCTCAGAAGGAGCCACCTGCTCCCGCCAGTTGCTGCCATAGTAGAAGGTTAAATCTTGCTCTAAACTCGCCTTGCGGTTCAGTTCAGGAAAGTAAATCTTCGACAAGATCGGGTGATTGCGATGCCGTTCCATTTCCTCTTCCATCGCCGAATAGACGAAGTAGAGATTCCGAACCAGAGTCCGATAAGAGTTTTTCTCAACGGTTCCTTTTAAAAAGCACTTGACAAACCCCACATTTTCTGCCATGCTGTGAGACTTTTTCGTGCCTTCACGCAGTTTTGTTGCTAAATTGCTACTCATTCGCTTCCTTAACTTTCCAACTTTAATAAAACAGCGGGCCTATCGCCTTCGCAAGAGGCCATAAAAAATAACCTCTAAAGGGTTAGGTTAGACTGAATCGATGAGAATTTTCGTTAAGTTTTTTAAAGTTTCCTGGGGACCCCAGTGGGACTTCCCAGTGAAAATGGGGACTCTTCGATTCTACATCCCAAGGTTCAAGAGCCTTTCAGGAATTTAGGAGGTTGACGGATGGAGGGTATCACTATCCTTTATTTATTATGGATGAGTGCCGTCAAGAGACTGCTCCTTAATCCTCATCCAGCCACTCAAAAATAGTCCTCAAATCTCGATATCCACTCACCACCCGTACTACCTCAATTCCGTCAGCAATCCCCCGATAGAAAATCAGATAATCTTCCACCGGAAAACTCCGCAGAGGCGGACTGATTTGGTCCCATCGGCGTCCCATATTCGGAAAATCGGCCAGCCTTTGACATTGTTCAATGATCTTATCAATCAAACGAACAGCCACCGCCGGACTAAGCTGTTCCAGGTAAGTGGCAATTTCTGTGATATCGTGGAACGCCGCATCGGATAGAATATAAACACTCATTGCTCTTGAGACCGACTGATAATCTTTTCCCGCAGATCTCGAAGGGCGGTTTCCCCATCAATCCCTTCACCGCGATCCAGCGATTCAATACCTACAGTAATTTTTTCCTGCAATTCCGCTAACTTTTCCTGATAGCGCTTTTCTCGGTCCTCCAGCAACTGCAATGCCGCTGCCACCACTTCACCCTCCGAAGCATATCTGCCACGGTTGACGGTAGCGCGAATAAATTCCTGTTGTGTGGGGGTCAGGGAGATATTCATAAACCATACTCTCTGCTAGGCGATCAGTTTAATTTTATCATGTTTTTGGACATTGGTCATTGGTCATTGGTCATTTGTTGGTGGGTGGAACAGGGTTGAGTTAATCAATGCCTAGACTTCTAATATACTCTTGCATCAAACCCACCCCATCAAACAAAACGGTCTCCGCGAACGCATTTGGTAAACCGGGAACTAGAGGAGAAACCCATTTTCCATTGCTTCCTTGATTCTATCAATCATATCAATTACTAAAATTTTATGCAATTTGAAGACGCTTGGCAACAATACGACTTTACGGAAGCTGAATTATTGTCAATGGGTTGGCAGTTTCCCTATGATTATGTTTTGAATCTCAACTACTACTGGGAACTCAATGGCAGGGGTTCTGCTTCTGAAGTGGCATCAGTTGACCAACCCCTCAAACTAATTCTCTGTTCTTGCATTCGGCTAGATGTCCAAATCAACTCCAACCTAGAAACAGAGACGCAACCTTTTCAAACGTTAGGTACGATTGTGGGATGGGGTCAAGTTACGCCCTCTTTTTGGTTAGAAAACCTCTCTCTTCCTGCTTCCGACTGGATTCATTTGTTTTTTGAGATTGGCGGCAACAACAAAATTGAAACGGTGATGCGATCGCTCTCCATTGAGCCGTTAACCCAACCCGCTCTGGCCCCATTAAGTCGCTAACCCACTGCTAAAATAAAACAGGGCTTGATATTCACCTCTTAATTATTGCTCTCCCCTGTCAATTATGACCCAAACTTTCCCGATAGAGCGGACTGTAAAAACCTTCAGCCAACTGCAAACCCAATTTAATCTCCAGCGTAGTACCGATGACCAATTTTTCCCAGAGTGGTTATTAAACCTGGATAATAGTCTGACTGCCTCGGAGCAACAAATCCTGGATGGAATTCAGCAAAAATACTTTTATCAACTCTCTGATGGTCAATTGGGGGAAGAAACGATTAAATTAATTGTGTTGTCCCCCCTCCTGGATTTGGCGGGATTTTTTGAGCCTCCCTTTCGGTTTACCACAGAACCGACTGTGCAAATTACCGCTGAACGGGATGAGATAATTTATCGGGGTCGGATTGATGCGTTGGTTCTGTTGGAACGGCTTTGGGTGGTGGTGATTGAATCGAAGGAAACCAGTTTTTCCTTAGAAATGGCTTTGCCGCAAACTTTAGCTTATATGCTGGCTCATCCGAATCCCCAACGCCCGGTTTTTGGGATGGTTACGAATGGGGGAAATTTTATTTTTGTGAAGCTGCAACATCAAGAATTTCCCGAGTATGAATTATCGAGTGTGTTTTCCTTACTGCCTCGGCGGAATCAACTCTATGAGGTGTTACAGATTGTCAAACGGTTGGGACGGATGGCAATTGAGTGAACTGTTGATTGAATTAACGATCGCTTTTGTGGTTAAATCTTTACTACTGAGGTAGAGACTACCCGGGTCAGGTCTCTTTTCCTCGCCCTGCTGTTATTTCTGTGGATTGACTCTAACCCCCATGCCAAATATTCGCCGCCGTCCTCCCAATCCTGCTGTTGGCGTCAAGTCGATGCGCTATCAAATCCAGGTTCCTGATGCTGAACCTCGACATATTCTCGAAGAAATCGTTTGGCATAAAGAAATAGAAGTAGAAGCATGGCGCGATCGCCAGCCTTTGCTAGAGTTACAAAAACTCCTCCAGGCAGTCCCTGCACCGAAGGATTTTCTGGGGGCCTTGGTGTCAGCCTCCAAACAACCGGCGGCGATCGCGGAAATTAAAAAAGCCTCTCCCAGCAAAGGAGTCATCCGCGAAGACTTCGACCCGGTGGCGATCGCCCAATCTTACCAAAAAGGTGGGGCCGCTTGTCTCTCGGTCCTCACCGATAGTAAATTCTTTCAAGGCAGTTTTGACTACCTCAAAGCAGTCCGTGAAGTCGTGGATTTACCCTTACTTTGTAAAGACTTCATCATCTATCCCTATCAAATTTATCTGGCCCGGGTGAATGGGGCGGATGCGGTATTGCTGATTGCTGCAATCCTCTCCGAGAAAGACTTACAGTATTTTATTAAAATTGCCAAAGCATTAGGAGTAACTCCCCTAATTGAAGTGCATACCCTGGAAGAACTGGACCGAGTTTTATCCTTAGATGGAGTTACCTTAATTGGCATTAATAATCGCAACCTGGAAGATTTTACCGTCGATTTAGGCACAACCTGTCAACTGCTGGAACAACGGCGCGATCGCCTGGAAAATATCATCGTGGTCAGCGAATCGGGACTCCAGACCCCTGATGACCTCAAGCGGGTGGTCGATGCCGGTGCTAAAGCGGTGTTGATTGGGGAAGCCTTTATGAAACAACCGGACCCAGGGGAAGCCCTCGCTGCTATTTTTCCCGAGTAATTGATTGTTGGGGAGCGAATAAAGAGACCTCTCCCCGGCCCTCTCCTAAGAGGAGAGGGAGCTAGAAAGAACAAATATCTGGCCTGTACGGGGCTTTCCGGCTCCCCCTTCCCTCGTAGGGAAGGGGGTTGGGGGGTTAGGTCTCCCCTTACCAACCGAATCGCCCTTCAGGGACCGTCAGGTTCTATACTAAAACCATGCAATGTCTGATTCCCTAGGAATTGGGCATCCATTTACGGGAGACCGCTGCATCAAGATATGGAACCCATTCCTCTTCCT includes:
- the trpC gene encoding indole-3-glycerol phosphate synthase TrpC is translated as MPNIRRRPPNPAVGVKSMRYQIQVPDAEPRHILEEIVWHKEIEVEAWRDRQPLLELQKLLQAVPAPKDFLGALVSASKQPAAIAEIKKASPSKGVIREDFDPVAIAQSYQKGGAACLSVLTDSKFFQGSFDYLKAVREVVDLPLLCKDFIIYPYQIYLARVNGADAVLLIAAILSEKDLQYFIKIAKALGVTPLIEVHTLEELDRVLSLDGVTLIGINNRNLEDFTVDLGTTCQLLEQRRDRLENIIVVSESGLQTPDDLKRVVDAGAKAVLIGEAFMKQPDPGEALAAIFPE
- a CDS encoding type II toxin-antitoxin system RelE/ParE family toxin — its product is MSVYILSDAAFHDITEIATYLEQLSPAVAVRLIDKIIEQCQRLADFPNMGRRWDQISPPLRSFPVEDYLIFYRGIADGIEVVRVVSGYRDLRTIFEWLDED
- a CDS encoding Mo-dependent nitrogenase C-terminal domain-containing protein, whose translation is MTQLFLPVLQPLRQWLDQIEVRDPKVAKQLYKLIPAQCPFARDLKFRGRTLFHIPPLCKLNPLYDELMGLRFRALCYLVDECGMDIQAFS
- a CDS encoding type I restriction endonuclease gives rise to the protein MTQTFPIERTVKTFSQLQTQFNLQRSTDDQFFPEWLLNLDNSLTASEQQILDGIQQKYFYQLSDGQLGEETIKLIVLSPLLDLAGFFEPPFRFTTEPTVQITAERDEIIYRGRIDALVLLERLWVVVIESKETSFSLEMALPQTLAYMLAHPNPQRPVFGMVTNGGNFIFVKLQHQEFPEYELSSVFSLLPRRNQLYEVLQIVKRLGRMAIE
- a CDS encoding type II toxin-antitoxin system ParD family antitoxin; amino-acid sequence: MNISLTPTQQEFIRATVNRGRYASEGEVVAAALQLLEDREKRYQEKLAELQEKITVGIESLDRGEGIDGETALRDLREKIISRSQEQ
- a CDS encoding heme oxygenase (biliverdin-producing); protein product: MSSNLATKLREGTKKSHSMAENVGFVKCFLKGTVEKNSYRTLVRNLYFVYSAMEEEMERHRNHPILSKIYFPELNRKASLEQDLTFYYGSNWREQVAPSEAAQAYIQRIREVSETAPELLVAHSYTRYLGDLSGGQILKGIAQRAMNLEGDGTAFYEFEQITDEKAFKTQYREAMNNLPIDDADADRIVDEANHAFGLNMNMFKELEGSLIKAIGQMVFNALTRRRNRGNGELATAE